CAGCACCGCCGGGTCGAACAGCCAGGTAACATCCTCTACCCCGGGTGTAGAGCGCAGAATCAGTGCCTCCCCAATCGGGTCCACCCATGGACCCACCGGACTGTCACCCGACAGAACGCCGATGCCGCTGGCATTATTGGCGAAGTAGAGGAAGAACTTATCCTTGCCGTCAATTACGGCATGAAGTGCTGCCGGTGCCCAGGACTGGGTGGCCCACTTCGCTGCACCCTCCGGCCCGGCTACGGCTATCGGACCATGATCAGTCCAGTTCACCAGGTCAGCGGACGAGATGACGGTAATCGTATTAATGCTGCTGTAGGAGTTCTCCTTCACGGCGCCGTTCTCATCATACTCCAGTGCATCATTGGTCATATACAGATAGACTCGGTCTCCGAATACCAGGGCATAAGGATCGGCCCCGTATCTGTGTGCCACCAGCGGATTGCCGCTTGGCGGTACCTTGCCGGTAGCCTGCTTCAGTTGAGTTGTCATTTGATTCCCTCCAGATATAGTAAGATGTCAGGCATGCAATAATATTAAGATTGCGGTGCGGCCAGCTCGGCCAGCCGGGCGAATGAAGCCTTCGGCTGCTTCTGCTCATCGAACAGGAACGGCCAGTTCTTGCGTCCCCGGACGGGGAAGCCGTCCAGCCAGGTATAATCATCGGCCACACCCCAGAAGGTTACCGAATCAATGGAATCTTTGAATTCCAGCAGAAGGGCGAAGATCTCGGCATAACGCTCCTCCTGAAGCTTCAGCATTTCAGCTGTTGGCGCTTTCAAATCCGTGCGTTTGTCGTCATGACGGAATACGGAGAGATCCAGCTCGGTAATGTGGATCTTAAGCCCCAGCGATGCGTAGAGCTTAAGCGCATTGCGGATTTCCTCAATGGAAGGGCCGTAGATATTCCAGTGTCCCTGCATCCCGATCCCGTGAATCGGCGTATTCTGGTCCAGCAGGCTGCGGACAAGCTTGTAGATTTTGCCGCTCTTGACAGGATCGGTCTCATTATAGTCGTTGTAGAACAGCAGCGCGTCAGGGTCTGCCTGATGTGCCATTTCAAAGGCCTGACGGAGGTAATCCTCGCCGATAATCTGCAGCCACTTCGTATCGCGCAGGTACTGGTCTGTTTTATCCTCAATCGCTTCATTCACTACATCCCAGGCATACGCCCGTCCCCGGTATCGGCCCACTACCGTATTGATGTGGGTCTGCAGACGCGCAAGCAACTGCTCTCTGCTGCAGGCTCCGCCTTCCGCATCCCGGAACATCCAGTCTCCGGTCTGGTTATGCCACAGAAGCGTATGCCCCCGGACACCGATTCCGCGCGGCTCTGCGAATTCGAAGATACTGTCCGCAGCCTCGAAGGTGTATTCGCCTTCCTGCGGCTGAACCAGAGCCGGCTTCATCTCATTCTCGGCGGTGATGCTGTTGTAGTGCTTCGCGATGAAAGGACCCTGGGAAGCTATAATGCCGGTACTGACGGCAGCCCCTATTTTAAAGGCCTCCCGGAACATTTCATGTAATGCAGGAATTTCGCTGCTGGCTTGCTCCATTTTTGCTAACCTCCTGTATTTGACAACATTTTTTGGGACAACTCTCTCTATCATAACGCATTTGTATGCGTTTACCATCACCAAAGTAAATAGATGGACCCCAAATAAATAATTGCACCCTATTTTTTATTTCCCTGTGCCTGTGCGCGGAACTGGACGGGCTTCAGCGCCGTCCGTTTCTCGAACTCTCTTAAGAAATGGTGATAGTGTACGTACCCGACGCTCTCCACAATGCTTCTGACTGTGTCCTGAGTGTCGACAAGCCGCTGCTTGGCCGCTTCAATCCGCAGATTATGAATGTATTCAAGAATGCTGATGCCGTGTTTTTTAATGAAGGCCTGACCCAGATAC
The window above is part of the Paenibacillus sp. FSL H8-0048 genome. Proteins encoded here:
- a CDS encoding endo-1,4-beta-xylanase codes for the protein MEQASSEIPALHEMFREAFKIGAAVSTGIIASQGPFIAKHYNSITAENEMKPALVQPQEGEYTFEAADSIFEFAEPRGIGVRGHTLLWHNQTGDWMFRDAEGGACSREQLLARLQTHINTVVGRYRGRAYAWDVVNEAIEDKTDQYLRDTKWLQIIGEDYLRQAFEMAHQADPDALLFYNDYNETDPVKSGKIYKLVRSLLDQNTPIHGIGMQGHWNIYGPSIEEIRNALKLYASLGLKIHITELDLSVFRHDDKRTDLKAPTAEMLKLQEERYAEIFALLLEFKDSIDSVTFWGVADDYTWLDGFPVRGRKNWPFLFDEQKQPKASFARLAELAAPQS